The following coding sequences are from one Prochlorococcus sp. MIT 1314 window:
- a CDS encoding DNA-3-methyladenine glycosylase codes for MEKQFFPKNFFYRHSKLVAPDLVGCYLIKNNNEKDQIKGIIVETEAYSQEDEACHGYRKKTQSNQSLFGKPGTFYIYKSYGIHHCLNIVTDKENFASGVLIRAVFIPRKNERLASGPGLVTKTFGIDISFNSLEVVNNNSLWISNRESYLEQKDLIQTTRIGISKAKNIKWRWYLKNSRSVSKRLKGDRTPKFKNHLS; via the coding sequence AGATTTAGTAGGCTGTTATCTCATAAAAAATAATAATGAGAAAGATCAAATTAAGGGTATTATTGTTGAAACTGAGGCTTATTCACAAGAAGACGAGGCCTGTCATGGCTACCGTAAAAAAACTCAATCAAATCAATCATTATTTGGAAAACCTGGTACATTTTATATTTACAAATCTTATGGCATTCATCACTGTTTAAACATAGTTACTGATAAAGAAAATTTTGCGAGTGGTGTATTAATCAGGGCAGTTTTTATCCCTCGAAAAAATGAGAGGTTAGCTTCAGGACCTGGTCTGGTTACTAAGACATTCGGTATAGACATATCATTTAACTCGCTTGAAGTAGTTAATAACAATTCTTTATGGATTTCTAATAGAGAGTCATATCTAGAACAAAAAGATCTTATTCAAACTACGAGAATTGGCATATCCAAGGCAAAAAATATAAAATGGCGTTGGTATCTCAAAAATAGCAGGAGTGTAAGTAAAAGATTAAAAGGTGACAGAACACCTAAATTCAAAAATCATTTATCTTAG
- a CDS encoding aspartate carbamoyltransferase catalytic subunit, producing the protein MRLWPHKHIHTLANFSIEDYKSVFELANRFDALKNAGTKKIPALQGTLVTSLFFEASTRTKNSFELAAKRLSADVQTFAPSSSSLTKGETIIDTAITYSAMGADILVIRHSSSYITFEIAKKLDSLNSKTSVLNAGDGLHSHPSQGLLDIYTLIKFFSKKSLNPEVLNSKKILIVGDINHSRVARSNLWALSAFGADIILCGPKTLIPDEFNNFLKNPAPNQLEDPIKSRGSVTISRSLEESIKIADAIIVLRLQKERMMENLLSSIDSYSLDYGLNPEKLSLNSKEIPILHPGPINRGIEISSKLVDEYPNCLINNQVSNGIPIRMALLYLLQKYKK; encoded by the coding sequence ATGCGACTTTGGCCTCATAAACATATTCACACACTAGCTAATTTTTCAATTGAAGATTACAAATCAGTATTTGAATTAGCTAATAGATTTGATGCACTAAAGAATGCAGGAACGAAAAAGATACCAGCCTTACAAGGCACTTTGGTAACGTCCTTGTTTTTTGAAGCTAGTACAAGAACAAAAAATAGTTTTGAACTTGCAGCAAAAAGGCTTTCTGCGGATGTACAAACCTTTGCTCCATCCTCAAGTTCTTTAACAAAAGGCGAAACAATTATTGATACAGCGATAACTTATTCTGCCATGGGTGCAGATATATTAGTTATTAGACATTCATCGAGTTACATAACCTTTGAGATAGCTAAAAAACTTGATTCATTAAATTCCAAAACTTCAGTTCTGAATGCAGGAGATGGATTACATAGTCATCCAAGTCAAGGATTGCTGGACATTTATACATTAATCAAATTCTTTTCCAAAAAATCACTGAATCCAGAGGTGTTAAATTCCAAGAAAATTTTAATAGTTGGCGATATAAATCATTCAAGAGTTGCAAGATCAAATCTTTGGGCTTTAAGTGCATTTGGCGCAGACATAATCTTATGTGGTCCTAAAACATTAATCCCTGATGAATTTAACAATTTTTTAAAAAATCCTGCTCCAAATCAACTAGAAGATCCTATTAAATCAAGAGGCTCCGTAACAATTTCTAGATCATTGGAAGAATCAATAAAAATTGCAGATGCAATTATTGTTTTAAGACTCCAGAAAGAGAGAATGATGGAGAATTTACTAAGCAGCATTGATTCTTATAGTTTAGATTATGGTTTAAACCCAGAGAAGTTATCTTTGAATAGTAAAGAAATTCCAATTCTTCACCCAGGTCCTATAAATAGAGGTATTGAAATAAGTAGTAAATTAGTAGATGAATATCCTAATTGCTTAATCAATAATCAAGTTTCAAATGGTATCCCAATAAGAATGGCTTTACTTTATCTATTACAGAAATACAAAAAATAA
- a CDS encoding DUF565 domain-containing protein → MVFRPQKTNFQLKIVENIQTLTKWANNPWRRYSLSLIILLIGYFLGSSLGMVSAVVELMDPIAAFLSVIFIEILILLRRNFRFEKKKKFLVLLLDALRLGLFYGFFTESLKLL, encoded by the coding sequence ATGGTTTTTAGACCTCAAAAAACAAATTTCCAACTAAAGATTGTAGAAAATATTCAGACATTAACTAAATGGGCTAATAACCCATGGCGAAGATATTCACTATCATTAATAATTCTTTTAATTGGTTACTTTTTGGGCAGTTCGCTTGGCATGGTAAGTGCTGTTGTGGAACTCATGGATCCCATAGCTGCTTTTTTATCAGTCATTTTTATTGAAATTTTAATACTTCTTAGAAGAAATTTCAGATTTGAAAAGAAAAAGAAATTTTTAGTACTTTTATTGGATGCTTTAAGATTAGGATTATTTTATGGCTTTTTCACTGAAAGTCTTAAGTTACTTTGA
- the coaBC gene encoding bifunctional phosphopantothenoylcysteine decarboxylase/phosphopantothenate--cysteine ligase CoaBC has product MKTKKTDSKKNILLLITGSIAAVRIPLLVSQLAKENYEIRCVLSKNAEKLIKPISLSILSRNPCILENDQWSHIQSTPLHIELCNWADIVIIAPLTATTLSKWVTGNADGLIPSILMANIKPIIVAPAMNTQMWLNKTVQKNYENLQNYENVLSLLPSEGILACDAIGIGKIPPNDLIQLALEFIISHNQNLYRKDLINKEILITGGCTSEKIDAARNITNKSSGAMGLLLSQVARFRGAKVKYIHGPLKIDQDLTDGIKRYEIETSDDLIRAIKNEISDYDYFFMNAAVSDFKINSNTSAKIPKNKINDHFNKHFELVPDILKTISESKKANQVFVGFCAFTGSFEEARETIKEKIIQKGCDYLFANPIDIAGQGFGSLSQNEGWLFDTKSMEHHIKKTSKIDLANKLITQIISGIK; this is encoded by the coding sequence ATGAAAACTAAAAAAACGGACTCCAAAAAAAATATTCTTTTATTAATAACAGGGAGTATTGCCGCTGTGAGGATTCCATTATTAGTTAGCCAATTAGCGAAAGAAAATTATGAAATCAGATGCGTTTTATCTAAAAATGCAGAAAAATTAATAAAGCCGATTTCTCTTTCTATCTTAAGTCGAAACCCTTGCATTTTAGAAAATGATCAATGGTCACATATTCAATCAACACCTCTCCATATAGAACTATGCAATTGGGCTGATATTGTAATCATTGCCCCTTTAACAGCGACAACGTTATCAAAATGGGTAACTGGAAATGCAGATGGATTAATTCCAAGCATTTTAATGGCAAATATTAAGCCAATTATTGTTGCACCAGCAATGAATACACAAATGTGGCTAAATAAAACCGTCCAAAAAAATTATGAGAATTTACAGAATTATGAAAATGTTTTATCTTTGCTACCAAGTGAGGGGATCTTAGCATGTGATGCAATTGGCATCGGTAAGATACCTCCTAATGATCTAATTCAGTTAGCTCTAGAATTTATAATTTCACACAATCAAAATCTTTATCGCAAAGATTTAATTAATAAAGAAATTTTAATAACTGGCGGGTGCACCTCAGAAAAAATTGATGCTGCAAGAAATATCACTAACAAAAGTTCTGGAGCTATGGGCTTACTTCTATCTCAAGTTGCTAGGTTCAGAGGAGCTAAAGTTAAATATATCCATGGCCCTCTGAAAATCGATCAAGATCTTACAGATGGAATAAAAAGATACGAAATTGAGACTAGTGATGATTTAATTAGGGCAATTAAGAATGAAATTTCAGATTATGATTATTTTTTTATGAATGCAGCAGTATCTGATTTTAAGATAAATTCTAATACTTCAGCTAAAATTCCCAAAAATAAAATTAATGATCATTTCAATAAACATTTTGAGCTAGTCCCAGATATTTTAAAAACAATTAGTGAATCAAAAAAAGCTAATCAAGTTTTTGTAGGCTTTTGTGCTTTTACAGGATCTTTTGAAGAAGCAAGAGAAACAATTAAAGAAAAAATTATTCAAAAAGGTTGTGATTATCTTTTCGCAAATCCAATTGACATTGCAGGACAGGGATTTGGGTCTTTGTCACAAAATGAAGGTTGGCTATTCGATACAAAAAGTATGGAACATCATATAAAAAAAACATCAAAAATCGATTTAGCGAATAAATTAATAACTCAAATTATTTCAGGCATCAAATAA
- a CDS encoding DUF2555 domain-containing protein — MEFISENKISEALVNSFDEEMTLKLAQRLEEDNYKTPFDGLQDWHLLRALAINRPELTSDYIHLLDQEPFDEN, encoded by the coding sequence ATGGAATTTATTTCTGAAAATAAAATAAGTGAGGCACTAGTAAATTCTTTTGATGAAGAAATGACCCTTAAGCTCGCACAAAGGCTAGAAGAAGATAATTACAAGACACCATTTGATGGTTTACAAGACTGGCATTTACTGCGGGCACTTGCAATTAACAGACCAGAATTAACCTCAGATTATATCCATCTCCTAGATCAGGAACCTTTTGATGAAAACTAA